The Candidatus Thorarchaeota archaeon genome includes the window GGACGTGGGAGCAGCGACGTAGAATGGTATCTGATGGTACTTCGCACATATGGCCATCGTATAGGTACCAATCTTGTTAGTGACATGTCCGGTCTTGAGTATCCGGTCGGCGCCGACAACACAACAGCTCACTTGTCCCTCTCTGAAGACAGTACCAATCATACCATCGGTAATGAGTGTAACATCGATTCCATCCTCCATCAGCTCAAACACTGTGAGACGGGCACCCTGTTGCCTCGGGCGAGTTTCGGCAGCAAAAACATGTATGTCACCATTGTACCGCTCGTGTGCCACTCGAATTACAGCACCAACAGTACCAATGTTCACAGTGGCCAGAGAGCCGGCGTTGCAAATGGTCTGTATTGTGGAACCCGGACCTATGAGGGGAAGCGCATACTCACCTATGGAACGACACATCCGGACATCTTCTTCAGCAATCTCCTTTGCCTCTTCGACAAGACGCCGGACTATCGCAGATACTGTTCCTTCAGACTTCATCGCGACGGAGAGCATACGAGATGTGGCCCATGTGAGATTCACAGCAGTAGGTCGCACATTTATGGTCTTGGCGGCCTGCTCCAGAAAGCCTATGAGTTCGTCCTTGGTCTTGGCGCGACTCTCGATTGCAGCGAGTGCCATAGCCATGCCTGCAGCGGCACCAATGGCTGGAGCCCCTCTGATCTCCATCGTACTAATCGCCTGTGCAACTCGTGCATGGCTTTGCGTCACGATGTGGTCTGTTTGAAGAGGCAGCTTGGTCTGATCAACAAACCGGACTGCGTCCTTGTCGTCCAACCACTCTATTGTCCTAAACACGTCTTGTCCTCCAGATGATGACTCAGGATGCGTTCTAGAAGCTTAATAAGATTCTCAGCGGCCACTTGTACAGGGGGAGTCAGGCCCTCACCGAACGCAATGCTCTGAGGCTGAATCCCCAGAAGCACGGTCTTGGCGCCCGTTTCCTGCTCAAGGTACATCATCAATAGCGAGAGAGGCATACCATGGGTACTTATCGCCATTCCTCCAATCCGTTCTCGCGTAATCAGCTCTACGTGACCCGGGTGCTTCCTCATATCTGCGGCATCCACCAGAATCACTCGTTCGGCTCCAAAGTCAGTAAGGGAACTGGTGAATGCCTCTGGTACTGACCCGACGTTTTTCACAAGTGCACACGGGTTGTCAATCCCAAGATGTTCAACAATGAACAGTCCAACACCATCATCAGTTCGCAAGTCGTTTCCTATGCCTAGAACCGCAACTCTCGTGGCTTCGTCTAGGAAAGCAGACAATGTGGCTTCTATCGAGTCTGGGCACATATCTCTCGCATCACAGGGATACGTCGAAGGGTTTTTCACAATACCGTTCAGACCGCATTGCGTTGGCGATGAGAGATTGTTTGATGAAGATGGCGAAAGCCCTGAGCAGCCGGACCTAGAAGTACCGGAGGAAGTCGAAGGACAGGAGGAGGAGATAGAGCCTGCTGAAGCAATCTTCGCAGACGGGAAAGGTTACGTTGGAGCTGATGACGCCGACAGGATATCACAGCAGGGGTTCTATGGTACAAGGACTGACGACGGCAGGCTAGAACTCGAGCCTGTTGAGATTCTTCACCTCATCGAGAGGAAACGTTTGATTGTAAGGCTACAGAGTGGTGAGCCTTGTTCTGCAAGCACGATTGTCAGTAAACTGCTCAGGGAACAACCGGACTTGTGGACAAGGTAT containing:
- the hycI gene encoding hydrogenase maturation peptidase HycI, which translates into the protein MCPDSIEATLSAFLDEATRVAVLGIGNDLRTDDGVGLFIVEHLGIDNPCALVKNVGSVPEAFTSSLTDFGAERVILVDAADMRKHPGHVELITRERIGGMAISTHGMPLSLLMMYLEQETGAKTVLLGIQPQSIAFGEGLTPPVQVAAENLIKLLERILSHHLEDKTCLGQ
- the mtnA gene encoding S-methyl-5-thioribose-1-phosphate isomerase; translation: MFRTIEWLDDKDAVRFVDQTKLPLQTDHIVTQSHARVAQAISTMEIRGAPAIGAAAGMAMALAAIESRAKTKDELIGFLEQAAKTINVRPTAVNLTWATSRMLSVAMKSEGTVSAIVRRLVEEAKEIAEEDVRMCRSIGEYALPLIGPGSTIQTICNAGSLATVNIGTVGAVIRVAHERYNGDIHVFAAETRPRQQGARLTVFELMEDGIDVTLITDGMIGTVFREGQVSCCVVGADRILKTGHVTNKIGTYTMAICAKYHQIPFYVAAPTSTVDMVTDSRDVQIEERSPDEVRIINGQYITVPTAKVYNPAFDITPPELITAIITDRGVIRKPNRHRMAKLFGKQPATEHVF
- the endA gene encoding tRNA-intron lyase: MFDEDGESPEQPDLEVPEEVEGQEEEIEPAEAIFADGKGYVGADDADRISQQGFYGTRTDDGRLELEPVEILHLIERKRLIVRLQSGEPCSASTIVSKLLREQPDLWTRYLVFRDLRSRGYAVRQGFGGGIGFRVYARGEKPGSASANQLVYVLKEGDVVSLQELATITETASAARKKLVFALVDQNGEVNFYRVAQVVLHNRQGDTV